The genomic segment GACGACGCGCGTCGACCTCGTCACCCACGTCGAGGGGCAGAACGCCTGGTGGGTGTTCGGCTGGAACTACGACTCCTACCGCGACACCGTCAGGACCGAACTGTACGGCCCGCAGGACGGCTGGGTAGACGTCACCGGCACCGTCGAAGTCGACACCGAACGGCGTCGACCGCCGGCCGGCCTGACCGCACCGACCGCCGCGGTGGGCGGCGTGCCGGACGGCGCGCGACCCGCGAACGCCGGGGGTGTCCATGTTACGTAGCGTCCGCGAGACGGCCCCGGCCGGACTCGTCCCCCTCGCGTGGGCGTTCGCCGCCGCCGCCCACACCGGACTCCTCGCCGCGCGCGCCGTCTTGATTGGCCACGTCGTCATGGCGACCCTCCTGTTCGCCTTCGCCGCGTTGTCGTGGTCGGAGATGCGCGAGCATCCCGTCCTCCGGGCGTGGTTGGCGGTCATCGTCCTCGGCTTCGTCGTCACGCTCGTCGGGGCGTACTCGCTCGTCGTCGAGAGCGGGACGCTCGCGGCGGTCACCGTCTTCGGCTGGATGGCGCTGCCGACGCTCGCGTTCCTGTACACCGGGTACGTCCTCCCCGACGAAGAGCGCTCGTGGGCCTACATGGCGGGCGCCGGTCTGTCGGGCGTCGCAGCCATCGGCTTCGCGGCCGGCGCGTCCCCGCTGGTCACGCTCGCACTCGCCGGCGTCGGTCAGACGCTCGGCATCGTCGTCGCCGTCGTGACGTACTGACCCCTGCCGGCGCGTGCAGCCAGAACGGCTATGCCGCCACCGACCGCCAGCACCGGCATGCTCGGAACCGTCCGTTCGGTCCTCAGACGCGCCGTCGACCTCCTGATAGCTATCGTCACGTTCCCGCTCCGACTGCTCCGGTCGCTGCTGTAGCCGTTCGGAGCGGGCGCGGCCGGCGAATCGTGTGCTCCTCTCCGGCGGACGGGACGAACCGCTGTCCGCAGTCTGATTACTCACGGCCCGAGACGCGCTCTCGCGCCCCTCTCAGCCTCGACGCTCGCTTCTCGGCCACACGGACTTGCACCGTTCGGCCAAGACGGTCTTCAGTGAGGAGCCAGTACGTGGCACCGAGAGATGTTCGACACCATACCCGCTCGTGAACTCGCAGACGCGATTGACGAAGGGGACCCGGGAACCATCGTGGACACGCGCCCCGAAGACAGCTACGAGGCGTGGCACGTTCCCGGGGCGGAGAACGTCCCGTTCGGCCCGACGGAGACGCTCGACGACGACCAAGCGGCGGAGATAGCCGAACTCGCGGACGACGGGCCGATCGTCACCATCTGCGGAAAGGGGGCCACCTCGACGACGCTCGCCGCGGAACTCGACGCGAACGGCCGCGACCACGTCGAAGTCGTGAAGGGCGGGATGCGCGACTGGAACGCCCTCTACGAGCAGGCGACGGTCGAGACGGCCGACGACGAGGTGGAAATCGTCCAGTTCCAGCGCCGCGGAAAGGGCTGTCTGAGCTACCTCGTCGGGGTCCCGGACGCGGGCGAGGCCGTCGTCGTGGACCCGACGCGGCACCTCGACCAGTACGTCGTCGCCGCCGCCGAACGCGACTACGAGATAACCCACGTCTTCGACACGCACGTCCACGCCGACCACGTCTCCGGCGGCCGCGCGCTGGCGGACCGACTGGACGTCCCCTACCACCTCGGCGAACGCGCCGCAGAGCGCGACGTGGCGTTCGAGTTCGACGCGCTGAGCGACGGCGAGACGGTCGAACTCGGCGACGTCGAGTTCACCGCCCTCGCGGCCCCCGGCCACACCTCCGAGATGATGGTCTACCGCGTCGGCGACGCGATGCTGACGGGCGACGCCCTGTTCCTCGACTCCGTCGGCCGCACCGAACTGGAGTTCGGCGAGGACGCCGCCGAGACGGGCGCGGAGATGGAGTACGACACGCTGCACGACACGCTCACCGACCAACCGAACGGCGTCACCGTCCTCCCGGGTCACGTCACGGTCACGAGCGACGGCCGGTTCGAGAACGGGTCGCCCGGCCGACCGGTCGCCGACGCACTCGGCGACGTGACCGAGCGACTCGACCTGCTCGGACTGGACCGCGAGGCGTTCGTCGAGCGGATGGTCGAGGACGTCCCGGAGAAACCCGCCAACTACGAGACGGTCATCGCCATCAACACCGGCCACGAGGAGTACGATTCCCGCCGCGAGGCGACGCAACTCGAGACCGGAGCGAACAACTGCGCGGCGTAGCGCGCGACGGACCCGGGGGCGAACCGTTATGCCCTCCGCCGACGCTCTCGTCGCATGGACGCGACTGCGCCGGTCGACGGACGGCGTCGCAAGCGACTCAGAGCGGCCGCCGTCGGCGTCCGACGCGACCCGTCGGCCGCCGGCCCCGGTACGTCGGCGACGCTCGACGCTCCGGGCGACGCCGACCGAACCCGTTCCGAGGGCGACCCCGAACTGCTGGCGCTGACCGCCGAACCGTACGCCGACGTGACCGACGCCCGCGACAGACTCCGGGCGCTCCAGGCCGCCTTCGAGGCGCGGGACGACCGCCGCGCCGTCTTCCTCTCGGTCTACTCGCGCATGACGGCCGCCGTCGCGGAGCGCATCCGCCGCGGCGAGTTCGCCGACCCCGCGTGGGTGAGCGACTACCTCGTCGTCTTCGCGAACCACTACCGCGAGGCGGTGTCCGACTACGAGTCCGGCGCGGTGGACCGACTGGCCGACGCGTGGCGAGTGGCGTTCGACGCCGCGGCGCGGGGCGACTCGCTCGTCCTCCAGGACACCGCGCTCGGCGTGAACGCCCACATCAACTACGACCTCGCCCTGACGCTCGCCGCGGTCGGCGTCGACCCGAACCGCTCGGAGCGGTACGCGGACCACAGCGCCGTCACCGGCGTCATCCGGGACGTGCTCGACGAGACGCAGGACGCGCTGGCGGCGCGCGACGCGCCGGGCATCGAACGGCTCGACGACTCGCTCGGGTCGTTCGACGAGTGGCTCTGCGTGTTCACGGTCGACGAGTGTCGCGACAGCGCGTGGCGGACGGCGCTCGGACTCCGCTCTCGGTTCGGACTCCGCCGCCGACTGGCCCGCTGGACCAACGACGTCACCGCGACCGGTGCCGCCCACCTCATCCTCGCCCCGCGCGCGAGCGAGCGCGTTCACGACTCCTTACGGACGCTCGAAGGAACCGGCTAACGCGCCGGACGCGTCGGATTGGCGAATACGTTGATATGCCTGTAGCCTCTGTAGCCGATGACTGAATGTCTCGTTCAGACTCTCCTCGGGCAGCGAGGGAAGCCGGTGAATCTCTCTACGAAGGAACGCTGGACGTCCTGATGCGGGGAGTCGGGATAATCATCCCGTTCGTCGTCACGCTGTACATCCTCGACGTCGCACTCGAGTTCATCACCTCGGCGCTCCGTCCGGTGATTCGACTGCTTCGGTGGCTGGGCGTCATCGAACTGGTCGAGAGCGCCGGGTTCATCCGCTTTCTGATAGAGCTGAACGTCTACTCGGTCGTCATCGACTTCTTCACGGAACTCGTCGCCGTCGCCGTCCTCCTCGGCGTCGTCGTCGTCGTCGGCTCCGTCGGTCGGAACCGCCACGGCGAGCGCATCATCGACCTCGTGGACCTCGGCATCGCCTCCATCCCCGGTATCGGCACGGTGTACAAGAGCTTCCGCCGCATGGGCGACGTGATGCTCGACCAGGAGGCCGAGAACTTCCAGGAGATAAAGCTCGTTCAGCTGCTCGGCGACGACGTGTACGCCATCGGGTTCGAGACGAGCAAGTCCCCCGAGACGGTGACGACGGCCACCGGACACGACGACATGGTGACGATGTTCATCCCGATGGCGCCCAACCCGGTGACCGGCGGCTTCCTCACCTACGTCCCCGAGAGCCAGGTGTACGACATCGACATGACCATCGAGGAGGGCGTCCGCAGCATCCTCACCAGCGGCGTCGCGACTGGGGAAGGAGCCAACCAGACGACCGAAATCGCCATGGGCGACCTGGAGAAGATAACCGACATCGAACGGTTGCAGGACGCCATCGCCCGCGACGAGGACGAGGACGGGGACGGCGACTCGAAGTGGCGGTAGGTCGCTGCGTCCGCGAGTTCCCGGTCGGGACGCCTCAGCGAACCGCTCCGCTCGTCACTCCTCCTCGACGACCACTTCGCCACCGCTCGTGACCGCGACGGTGTGCCCTTCGTACGTGAACGAAATCTCTGCGCATCCGGGCGGTGCCTCGCTCAGCAAACTGTCGAGAGCGTCCGGGTCGATGGCGCCGTAGAGCGGGTCCATGTCGAGCGGACGCCGTCCGGCGACCGCCGAGACGGTCCGCACGACTGTGAGACTGAGGTGGCTCGAATCGTTCCAGTCGTGCTGGTTGTGGTGGGTCTCAGTCGCCGGGTCGAAGCCGACGCGGTCGGAGCCGTCGGCCAACGTTTCGTTCGAGCTCATCTATCGGTGAGAAGAACGGGAGACGCCTAAGCGGTCAGACTGACTAGTCAGCGTCCCCCCTTCCCCGACGCCTCGAAGAGTCGTTCGAGGACGGCCCGCTCGCCCTTCCGGAGGTGCTGGTTGAACGTCTGCCTGGTCACGCCCAACTGGTCGGCCAACTCGTCACCGGTGCTCGCGCGCGGCGTGTCGAAGTAGCCGCCGTAGTACGCCGTCCGCAACGCCGCGAACTGGCGTTCCGTGAGGACGTCTTCGACGACGTCGTACAGCAGGCGGGGGGTGTAACGGAGTTCCTGCGACACCAGTTCGACGTCCGCGTATCTCTCTCGCGCTCTCCGGAGCACCGTTCGCGGTTCGACGTCCCCGGGCAGTACGCCGGTGAGGACGGCTTCTCGGTTCTCACGGCATCTGACGAGGGAGTCGACCTCGCCGCCGAGGTCGGCGAACAGTTTCGGCAGCGTCCGTTCGTCCGTCTGCACGGCGAGCCGACAGCGGTCGCCGGTCGAACGAAGCAATCGCACGTTCCGCGCGCCGAACTGCCGTTCGAACACGTCTGTCAGCGCGCGCGGCGAGATACCTGTCGCCGCGACGTACTGCAACACCGTCCCGTCTGGCGACGTCATCACGTCCTCGACGTCCACGCGGACGTCGTCGTCGGCCGCGTCGAGAAACGGCGTCGTCAACTGTTCGGAGCGGAGTTCGACCACGCGTCGCCGGTCGCTGGTCAACTTGTCCTCGCGCTCTTTCATCGGCGTCGCGTCCTCGAACCCGACGACGACGTACTCCACTTCGCCGTCGTCGTTCAGCACGGGCGCCGAGTTACTCGACAGCCATCGCTCGCTCCCGTCCGGGAGCGTTATCCAGTGTTCGAACCCGTAGTCCGGTTCGCCCGTCTCCAGGACGCGGGTTACCGGGTGCTCCTCGACGGGCACCGGCCTCCCGTCATGGTAGTGGATGTCCCACTCCGGTTGGCTGTAGGTCCGACTCGCGATCTCCTCGCGTTCGAGTCCCAGCGTCTCCGCCGCCCGTCGGTTCGCGAACGAGATTTCGCCGGACGGTTCGACGACGACGATGCTGACCGGACTGGCTTCGAGGACGCGCTCGATGGGTCCGCTGTGGTCGTCGCTCAGCGACGGAACGCGGTGGCCTCCCGACGAGTCGTCCGCCGACGCCGGGCGAGCGGTTGTCGCCGAGGGAGGCCGCCACCACACCGTTCGGTCGCCGATCCGTTTCGACTCGAGCGAGCCGCGTTCAGCCAGCGCGTCGAGTCTTTCGCGGGCCTCGGTGTCCGTACATCCGACCCGTTCGGCGACGTCGGGCGCCGTCAGCGGCTCTACGGGGTCGTCTCGCTCCCCGAAGACGGCGAGGACGCTTCGAGACGGTGGAGTCCCAGGTGCCTCCATGCACGTCGCATTCGGCGCCTCGACACAATTAATCTCCACGCTAAGTCGTATGGCTCCCGATAACGACCCCCGAGACTCCCGGTGCCCACGCCGTCGCTGTGCCGGGTACTCAACCCCGGCCGGAGAACGACGGACCGTCTCGAACCGCCGGTCACGAGTTCTCTCCCGCCCGCTCCGAATCCGTGTACCACCACGCCCACGCGACGAGGACGGCCTGTAGCGGCAGACGGGCCCACAGCGCCGCGTCCGACGAGTCGCGAAATCGCTCCGGGACGCCCTGTAGGTCGAGGTCGTCGCTGGTCGCCATGTGGACGTTCGCGGGGAACACCGCCACGAGCAGGGCGACGAGTCCCCACGCCGAGACCCGCCGCGTCCGCTCGAACATGACGCCGAGACCGAGACCGACCTCGGCGACCCCCGAGAGGTAGACGAGCGTCCGCGGCCGCGGGAACCCCGGCGGGACGACCTGTTCGTACACCTTCGGCGCGACGAAGTGGAGGACGCCGGCGACGACGTAGGTGAGCCCCATCACGTACCGGAGCGGGCGTTTCAACCGACCGAGTGGACTGGTGCGAACCACGACTTCCGGTCGGGCGCGAAGCGGGGAAAATGTTGACCTACGCGCTCGCTTCGTTCGCGGGAACGGGGACGACTCGATTTCGGATCGGTCTCGGGGTTCGGTGATATAGTGACCGACCTCGCTACGGCGGCGACGCGGAACGGCTGGATGTCTTCATCGATCAGAGTCAGAGACGCCGCTGACGAACGGCGAACAGGCCGAACGGATGACCGCTCTGAACGCGGGTGTCTGTTGTATTATCAAAAACGCATCGAGCATGATGGATATGGAACGACCGACGACCACGGTCGTAAACCCCTGTTCACCAGTCGGTACGGACGGGTGAGTCGTCCACCATTCTCCTCTTCACACCTATTCGATGTCTCCTTACTGTCTGTCGGTCGGCTCTCCGAATCGTCAAGGTGGTGTCGAGCCCCCTCTGTGAATCTCGAAGCCACGAACGGGATAGTCGCGGCGGTGGTTCTAAGGATCGGTTCGTGTAACAGGTCAGACAGAGAACTCGTTGATATGACAGAGTACGACGTGGAGCTTGAGAAGTTCAGGAGGTGGGAACAGGAGACGGGGATCGAGTTAGACTCACTTACGAAACAGGCGATGCACGACTCGCTGTACTCGAACCCCAACCACGAGGAGGCGTATGTTGAGGCTCAAGAGAAAGGAGTGGACGTTCAGGCCTATTCGATCTGGAAGTTGGGTTGGGATCATCACGTCGACGGCTGGGTTTACGACGACGAACTGGGATGGCAGCGAGAAGAAGCCGGAGAGTCCACACCCGAGTCGAGTCGCGAGAGGGGCGACGAACCCGACTTAGACCAGGATGAAGGTAGACAAATTGCCTTGGCCGAATTTGAGACAGACGCCGACTCTGGAGCGGAAATCGCTGAAGAGAGTGAGGCCTCGGCGGAACCGGCACCGCTCAGAAACGTCGATTTCCCTACTGGGCACACGGATGACTGTGTAGTCGCCGTCTACGCGGCTCGGCAGTACATTCTTGACCGGGACGGTGCTACGAAGTCGGAGATATTCCGTGCCCTCGTCCCCGAGGAAAACCATTCAATCGGGCCAAACGGAGTCGCGGCAAACGCCAAAGGGGTGGTTCCAAGTTTCCGAGAGTGGTGGTGGAGGGAGATAGTCAAGCCTGGATTACGAGCGCTCCCGGATGTAGAAAAGAGCGATGAAAAGGAGGACGTATGGTACCCGGTCGACGTGGCCGACTATTGAGCCGGCTACAGACGGGTTTCGGCGATGGTGA from the Halogeometricum rufum genome contains:
- a CDS encoding MBL fold metallo-hydrolase, whose translation is MFDTIPARELADAIDEGDPGTIVDTRPEDSYEAWHVPGAENVPFGPTETLDDDQAAEIAELADDGPIVTICGKGATSTTLAAELDANGRDHVEVVKGGMRDWNALYEQATVETADDEVEIVQFQRRGKGCLSYLVGVPDAGEAVVVDPTRHLDQYVVAAAERDYEITHVFDTHVHADHVSGGRALADRLDVPYHLGERAAERDVAFEFDALSDGETVELGDVEFTALAAPGHTSEMMVYRVGDAMLTGDALFLDSVGRTELEFGEDAAETGAEMEYDTLHDTLTDQPNGVTVLPGHVTVTSDGRFENGSPGRPVADALGDVTERLDLLGLDREAFVERMVEDVPEKPANYETVIAINTGHEEYDSRREATQLETGANNCAA
- a CDS encoding DUF5995 family protein; translated protein: MDATAPVDGRRRKRLRAAAVGVRRDPSAAGPGTSATLDAPGDADRTRSEGDPELLALTAEPYADVTDARDRLRALQAAFEARDDRRAVFLSVYSRMTAAVAERIRRGEFADPAWVSDYLVVFANHYREAVSDYESGAVDRLADAWRVAFDAAARGDSLVLQDTALGVNAHINYDLALTLAAVGVDPNRSERYADHSAVTGVIRDVLDETQDALAARDAPGIERLDDSLGSFDEWLCVFTVDECRDSAWRTALGLRSRFGLRRRLARWTNDVTATGAAHLILAPRASERVHDSLRTLEGTG
- a CDS encoding DUF502 domain-containing protein, which gives rise to MRGVGIIIPFVVTLYILDVALEFITSALRPVIRLLRWLGVIELVESAGFIRFLIELNVYSVVIDFFTELVAVAVLLGVVVVVGSVGRNRHGERIIDLVDLGIASIPGIGTVYKSFRRMGDVMLDQEAENFQEIKLVQLLGDDVYAIGFETSKSPETVTTATGHDDMVTMFIPMAPNPVTGGFLTYVPESQVYDIDMTIEEGVRSILTSGVATGEGANQTTEIAMGDLEKITDIERLQDAIARDEDEDGDGDSKWR
- a CDS encoding HalOD1 output domain-containing protein, which translates into the protein MSSNETLADGSDRVGFDPATETHHNQHDWNDSSHLSLTVVRTVSAVAGRRPLDMDPLYGAIDPDALDSLLSEAPPGCAEISFTYEGHTVAVTSGGEVVVEEE
- a CDS encoding helix-turn-helix domain-containing protein — encoded protein: MEAPGTPPSRSVLAVFGERDDPVEPLTAPDVAERVGCTDTEARERLDALAERGSLESKRIGDRTVWWRPPSATTARPASADDSSGGHRVPSLSDDHSGPIERVLEASPVSIVVVEPSGEISFANRRAAETLGLEREEIASRTYSQPEWDIHYHDGRPVPVEEHPVTRVLETGEPDYGFEHWITLPDGSERWLSSNSAPVLNDDGEVEYVVVGFEDATPMKEREDKLTSDRRRVVELRSEQLTTPFLDAADDDVRVDVEDVMTSPDGTVLQYVAATGISPRALTDVFERQFGARNVRLLRSTGDRCRLAVQTDERTLPKLFADLGGEVDSLVRCRENREAVLTGVLPGDVEPRTVLRRARERYADVELVSQELRYTPRLLYDVVEDVLTERQFAALRTAYYGGYFDTPRASTGDELADQLGVTRQTFNQHLRKGERAVLERLFEASGKGGR
- a CDS encoding DoxX family membrane protein, with amino-acid sequence MGLTYVVAGVLHFVAPKVYEQVVPPGFPRPRTLVYLSGVAEVGLGLGVMFERTRRVSAWGLVALLVAVFPANVHMATSDDLDLQGVPERFRDSSDAALWARLPLQAVLVAWAWWYTDSERAGENS